The Drosophila bipectinata strain 14024-0381.07 chromosome 2L, DbipHiC1v2, whole genome shotgun sequence genome has a segment encoding these proteins:
- the LOC108127008 gene encoding venom dipeptidyl peptidase 4 isoform X1, which yields MHDKLQSVVWLVLAVILGFGPSAQAAVVGRAADEEGSSNKTPWELTEALYGTLGLRSFNGTWITDEEFYYTASDRSIHKYNAATKTDTIFQASSFLNNYVGATFTLSADNTKILIRHNLTEKFRHSYIAQYDVYDIETNTTVQIHKGEKLAYCGWSPLRDRLAYVYLNNVYIHFNENLEISITDDGVDGVVYNGVPDWVYEEEVLSSGSAIWWSADGTKLAVGFFDDTDVETFNYFLYGDGITTYYQYPHEEHLKYPKSGTKNPLVALRVYDLANNDPTMKPIVAPEIVGTDHILQNVVWSNETHLLVTWLNRRQNLSSIQSCSYEGPCAEVKRLEEPQGWVDISTPKCLSTGKSCIFTYFIDNWQQVWNLDLATGVNSWQSRGNFTVLSVYGYDEVRDKLYYQATQPHDPSVYHVFSNDECLSCNQIDVDGQKCLSASATFSKSFSYYTLTCNGPNPSYTRIFEATSNTLLVDWEPNTAYRATLEAKQRPSYRFLNVTLADGSIGYAKLALPPTFDEAKKYPLIVVVYQGPNSVRVTNSFVLGYEAFVTTSRETIYAYIDGRGTGNKGKDLLFSVNNNLGKHEVEDQLFVTQWLQNLTYVDADRCGIWGWSYGGYMTAKTIENDKDHVFQCGVSVAPVTSWLYYDTIYTERYMGLPTQEDNAQKYNESSVFGNLDNFKTHDFLLIHGSGDDNVHYQHSLLLAKLLQRADIPFEEQTYTDENHGIGNAIPHLYHTIDNFWINCLNLEVP from the exons ATGCATGACAAATTGCAATCTGTGGTGTGGCTGGTGTTGGCCGTAATACTCGGCTTTGGGCCATCAGCACAAGCGGCGGTTGTGGGTCGGGCGGCCGACGAGGAGGGCAGCTCGAACAAGACGCCGTGGGAACTAACGGAGGCCCTTTACGGAACGTTGGGTCTCCGCAGTTTCAATGGCACCTGGATAACAG atGAAGAATTTTATTATACTGCCTCGGATAGATCCATCCATAAATACAACGCGGCCACCAAAACAGACACCATCTTCCAGGCGTCTTCGTTTCTG AACAACTATGTGGGGGCCACATTCACGCTGTCAGCAGACAACACAAAGATCCTGATCCGTCACAACCTGACGGAGAAGTTCCGGCACTCCTACATCGCCCAGTACGATGTCTACGACATTGAAACGAACACCACGGTCCAGATCCACAAGGGCGAGAAGCTGGCTTACTGCGGATGGTCGCCCCTAAGGGATCGCCTGGCCTATGTCTACCTCAACAACGTGTACATCCATTTCAACGAGAACTTGGAGATCAGTATTACGGATGACGGCGTCGACGGAGTTGTCTACAACGGGGTGCCTGACTGGGTCTACGAAGAGGAGGTTCTCAGCAGTGGAAGCGCTATTTGGTGGTCGGCCGACGGAACCAAACTGGCCGTGGGCTTCTTTGACGACACCGATGTGGAGACTTTCAATTATTTTCTCTACGGTGATGGAATTACAACCTACTACCAATACCCCCACGAGGAGCACCTCAAGTACCCAAAGTCAGGCACCAAGAACCCACTGGTAGCCCTGCGAGTTTACGACTTGGCCAACAATGACCCAACCATGAAGCCCATTGTGGCGCCGGAAATAGTCGGCACCGACCACATCCTGCAGAACGTGGTGTGGTCCAATGAGACCCACTTGCTAGTCACCTGGTTGAATCGGCGCCAGAACCTCTCCTCCATTCAGAGCTGCAGTTACGAGGGACCGTGTGCGGAGGTGAAGCGACTGGAGGAGCCGCAAGGCTGGGTGGACATCAGCACACCCAAGTGCCTTTCCACGGGCAAGAGCTGCATCTTTACCTATTTTATCGACAACTGGCAACAGGTGTGGAACCTCGACCTGGCAACAGGAGTCAACAGTTGGCAATCACGTGGAAACTTCACCGTCTTGTCGGTCTATGGATACGACGAAGTGAGGGACAAGCT ATATTATCAGGCCACACAGCCCCATGACCCATCAGTTTACCATGTGTTCAGCAACGACGAGTGCCTCAGCTGCAACCAGATCGATGTGGATGGGCAGAAGTGCCTGTCGGCTAGCGCCACCTTCAGCAAGTCCTTCTCCTACTACACCTTGACCTGCAATGGGCCCAATCCCTCGTACACCCGCATCTTTGAGGCCACCTCGAATACGCTCCTGGTAGATTGGGAGCCAAACACCGCATACAGAGCCACTCTGGAGGCAAAGCAACGTCCCAGCTACCGCTTTCTCAATGTTACCTTGGCGGACGGAAGCATTGGATACGCTAAGCTAGCCCTTCCGCCAACTTTCGACGAGGCCAAGAAGTATCCCCTGATTGTGGTGGTCTACCAGGGGCCGAACTCTGTGCGGGTTACAAACTCGTTTGTGCTGGGCTATGAGGCGTTTGTTACCACCTCTCGGGAAACCATCTACGCATACATCGATGGCCGTGGCACGGGAAACAAGGGAAAGGACCTGCTGTTCTCTGTTAACAACAATCTGGGAAAGCACGAAGTGGAGGACCAACTGTTTGTGACTCAATGGTTGCAAAATCTGACCTATGTGGATGCGGATCGTTGCGGCATCTGGGGATGGAGCTACGGAGGCTATATGACAGCTAAGACCATCGAAAATGATAAGGACCATGTCTTCCAGTGCGGAGTATCAGTAGCTCCCGTCACTTCGTGGTTGTATTATG ATACCATTTATACTGAGCGGTATATGGGTCTGCCGACTCAAGAAGACAATGCCCAAAAGTATAACGAAAGCAGTGTCTTTGGAAACCTGGATAACTTTAAGACTCATGACTTCCTCTTGATTCACGGATCCGGAGACGACAATGTCCACTATCAGCACTCGTTGCTGCTGGCCAAGTTACTCCAGAGGGCAGATATTCCATTCGAGGAACAG ACGTACACGGATGAGAACCATGGTATTGGCAATGCGATACCGCACTTGTACCACACCATCGACAACTTCTGGATCAACTGCCTTAACCTGGAGGTCCCTTAG
- the LOC108126613 gene encoding beta-1,4-glucuronyltransferase 1 isoform X2 — translation MRFEPLGQKMFTRRNWLLRCSILINVAVILYIGSQLMIGGGNNFTNGGSFLLQDQQPASIVQVAPGSSAAQVQQPQATPKNQNIDIFESEEKLLANANAQAAVAGPVAPASDGAAAPLSTNDSGGAAAAQADAALVIDNIAGGGAAAPLGGNPEVNNTQSDGYIVTGDEKELEERVRSLINCYDHDYHQQTLQRGDFWVLQNYVQAEHGEIKCHESITYTTHADYTFLDNLVPLLERWNAPVSIAMHAPGTDFQPTLDSIRYLRDCLPGSHLVRAYTTFHIYFGTKHIPKSVPKPHDVLKTGYNCTLPPPYFNVSSGHLYKAQKKLLYPVNVGRNIARDSALTHFILASDIELYPNPGLVKKFLEMIARNEQYLRRKAPRVFPLAIFEVEENSPVPHDKTELQEFLRTGKAIPFHKRVCASCHGVPKSKEWMSANETDDLSVFHIGKRTGYYVHWEPIYIGTHADPHYDERLSWEGKSDKMPQGYALCVLDYEFHILDNAFLVHKPGIKVLKKDNRRAMLSGKTNQLIRKIIYPELKIMYGMRKGCAI, via the exons ATGCGTTTCGAACCTTTGGGCCAGAAAATGTTCACTCGCCGCAACTGGCTGCTCCGCTGCAGCATCCTGATCAATGTGGCAGTGATCCTGTACATTGGCAGCCAGTTGATGATTGGTGGCGGCAACAACTTTACGAACGGAGGGAGCTTCCTGCTGCAGGATCAGCAGCCGGCTTCCATCGTCCAAGTAGCACCAGGATCTTCAGCGGCACAAGTCCAACAGCCACAAGCCaccccaaaaaaccaaaat ATTGACATCTTTGAGTCTGAGGAGAAGTTGCTAGCCAATGCCAATGCCCAAGCTGCGGTGGCAGGACCAGTTGCCCCGGCGTCTGATGGTGCAGCTGCTCCGCTTTCGACCAACGACAGTGGCGGTGCAGCTGCTGCCCAGGCGGATGCCGCTCTGGTGATCGACAATATTGCTGGTGGAGGAGCGGCAGCGCCTCTGGGGGGCAACCCGGAGGTGAACAACACACAGTCTGACGGCTATATAGTCACTGGCGACGAGAAGGAGCTGGAAGAGCGGGTGCGCTCCTTGATCAACTGCTATGACCACGACTACCACCAGCAGACCCTGCAGCGCGGCGACTTCTGGGTGCTGCAGAACTACGTCCAGGCGGAGCACGGCGAGATCAAGTGCCATGAGTCGATCACCTACACGACGCACGCAGACTACACCTTCCTGGACAACCTTGTCCCGCTGCTGGAGCGCTGGAACGCCCCGGTGAGCATCGCCATGCACGCGCCCGGCACCGACTTCCAGCCCACTCTGGACTCGATCCGGTACCTGCGGGACTGCCTTCCCGGTAGCCACCTGGTGCGCGCCTACACCACCTTCCACATCTACTTCGGCACCAAGCACATCCCCAAGTCGGTGCCCAAGCCTCATGACGTCCTGAAGACGGGCTACAACTGCACGCTTCCTCCTCCCTACTTCAACGTCAGCTCCGGCCACCTGTACAAGGCTCAGAAGAAGCTCCTCTATCCGGTGAACGTAGGTCGCAATATTGCTCGCGATTCGGCTCTCACCCACTTCATCCTGGCCTCGGACATTGAGCTGTACCCGAATCCGGGTCTTGTGAAAAAGTTTCTTGAGATGATTGCCCGCAATGAGCAGTACTTGAGGCGCAAGGCTCCTAG AGTGTTTCCTCTGGCCATTTTTGAGGTGGAAGAGAACTCCCCAGTTCCGCATGACAAGACTGAACTGCAGGAGTTCCTTCGCACCGGCAAGGCCATACCCTTCCACAAACGCGTCTGTGCCAGCTGCCATGGCGTGCCAAAGTCTAAGGAGTGGATGTCGGCCAACGAGACAGACGATCTCAGTGTGTTCCACATAG GAAAACGCACTGGTTACTACGTGCACTGGGAGCCGATCTACATTGGCACGCACGCTGATCCGCACTATGACGAACGGCTCAGCTGGGAGGGAAAGAGCGACAAGATGCCCCAG GGGTATGCGCTGTGCGTTCTAGACTACGAGTTCCACATACTGGACAACGCATTCCTGGTGCACAAGCCGGGCATCAAGGTACTGAAGAAGGACAACCGACGGGCCATGCTGTCGGGCAAGACGAACCAACTGATCAGAAAGATCATCTACCCAGAACTGAAAATAATGTACGGCATGCGCAAGGGATGTGCGATATAG
- the LOC108127008 gene encoding venom dipeptidyl peptidase 4 isoform X2, with protein sequence MRAGLLSFLLLIFLLQLFCIYPINAKDKNRVAQPWKLKEVIYRLKLFRFNGTWLSDEEFYYTASDRSIHKYNAATKTDTIFQASSFLNNYVGATFTLSADNTKILIRHNLTEKFRHSYIAQYDVYDIETNTTVQIHKGEKLAYCGWSPLRDRLAYVYLNNVYIHFNENLEISITDDGVDGVVYNGVPDWVYEEEVLSSGSAIWWSADGTKLAVGFFDDTDVETFNYFLYGDGITTYYQYPHEEHLKYPKSGTKNPLVALRVYDLANNDPTMKPIVAPEIVGTDHILQNVVWSNETHLLVTWLNRRQNLSSIQSCSYEGPCAEVKRLEEPQGWVDISTPKCLSTGKSCIFTYFIDNWQQVWNLDLATGVNSWQSRGNFTVLSVYGYDEVRDKLYYQATQPHDPSVYHVFSNDECLSCNQIDVDGQKCLSASATFSKSFSYYTLTCNGPNPSYTRIFEATSNTLLVDWEPNTAYRATLEAKQRPSYRFLNVTLADGSIGYAKLALPPTFDEAKKYPLIVVVYQGPNSVRVTNSFVLGYEAFVTTSRETIYAYIDGRGTGNKGKDLLFSVNNNLGKHEVEDQLFVTQWLQNLTYVDADRCGIWGWSYGGYMTAKTIENDKDHVFQCGVSVAPVTSWLYYDTIYTERYMGLPTQEDNAQKYNESSVFGNLDNFKTHDFLLIHGSGDDNVHYQHSLLLAKLLQRADIPFEEQTYTDENHGIGNAIPHLYHTIDNFWINCLNLEVP encoded by the exons atgCGCGCTGGGCTGTTGAGTTTTTTGCTCTTAATATTCCTGTTACAACTTTTCTGCATTTATCCCATAAATGCAAAGGATAAGAATCGAGTGGCACAACCTTGGAAGTTGAAGGAAGTCATCTATCGGTTGAAATTATTTCGTTTTAATGGAACATGGTTGAGCG atGAAGAATTTTATTATACTGCCTCGGATAGATCCATCCATAAATACAACGCGGCCACCAAAACAGACACCATCTTCCAGGCGTCTTCGTTTCTG AACAACTATGTGGGGGCCACATTCACGCTGTCAGCAGACAACACAAAGATCCTGATCCGTCACAACCTGACGGAGAAGTTCCGGCACTCCTACATCGCCCAGTACGATGTCTACGACATTGAAACGAACACCACGGTCCAGATCCACAAGGGCGAGAAGCTGGCTTACTGCGGATGGTCGCCCCTAAGGGATCGCCTGGCCTATGTCTACCTCAACAACGTGTACATCCATTTCAACGAGAACTTGGAGATCAGTATTACGGATGACGGCGTCGACGGAGTTGTCTACAACGGGGTGCCTGACTGGGTCTACGAAGAGGAGGTTCTCAGCAGTGGAAGCGCTATTTGGTGGTCGGCCGACGGAACCAAACTGGCCGTGGGCTTCTTTGACGACACCGATGTGGAGACTTTCAATTATTTTCTCTACGGTGATGGAATTACAACCTACTACCAATACCCCCACGAGGAGCACCTCAAGTACCCAAAGTCAGGCACCAAGAACCCACTGGTAGCCCTGCGAGTTTACGACTTGGCCAACAATGACCCAACCATGAAGCCCATTGTGGCGCCGGAAATAGTCGGCACCGACCACATCCTGCAGAACGTGGTGTGGTCCAATGAGACCCACTTGCTAGTCACCTGGTTGAATCGGCGCCAGAACCTCTCCTCCATTCAGAGCTGCAGTTACGAGGGACCGTGTGCGGAGGTGAAGCGACTGGAGGAGCCGCAAGGCTGGGTGGACATCAGCACACCCAAGTGCCTTTCCACGGGCAAGAGCTGCATCTTTACCTATTTTATCGACAACTGGCAACAGGTGTGGAACCTCGACCTGGCAACAGGAGTCAACAGTTGGCAATCACGTGGAAACTTCACCGTCTTGTCGGTCTATGGATACGACGAAGTGAGGGACAAGCT ATATTATCAGGCCACACAGCCCCATGACCCATCAGTTTACCATGTGTTCAGCAACGACGAGTGCCTCAGCTGCAACCAGATCGATGTGGATGGGCAGAAGTGCCTGTCGGCTAGCGCCACCTTCAGCAAGTCCTTCTCCTACTACACCTTGACCTGCAATGGGCCCAATCCCTCGTACACCCGCATCTTTGAGGCCACCTCGAATACGCTCCTGGTAGATTGGGAGCCAAACACCGCATACAGAGCCACTCTGGAGGCAAAGCAACGTCCCAGCTACCGCTTTCTCAATGTTACCTTGGCGGACGGAAGCATTGGATACGCTAAGCTAGCCCTTCCGCCAACTTTCGACGAGGCCAAGAAGTATCCCCTGATTGTGGTGGTCTACCAGGGGCCGAACTCTGTGCGGGTTACAAACTCGTTTGTGCTGGGCTATGAGGCGTTTGTTACCACCTCTCGGGAAACCATCTACGCATACATCGATGGCCGTGGCACGGGAAACAAGGGAAAGGACCTGCTGTTCTCTGTTAACAACAATCTGGGAAAGCACGAAGTGGAGGACCAACTGTTTGTGACTCAATGGTTGCAAAATCTGACCTATGTGGATGCGGATCGTTGCGGCATCTGGGGATGGAGCTACGGAGGCTATATGACAGCTAAGACCATCGAAAATGATAAGGACCATGTCTTCCAGTGCGGAGTATCAGTAGCTCCCGTCACTTCGTGGTTGTATTATG ATACCATTTATACTGAGCGGTATATGGGTCTGCCGACTCAAGAAGACAATGCCCAAAAGTATAACGAAAGCAGTGTCTTTGGAAACCTGGATAACTTTAAGACTCATGACTTCCTCTTGATTCACGGATCCGGAGACGACAATGTCCACTATCAGCACTCGTTGCTGCTGGCCAAGTTACTCCAGAGGGCAGATATTCCATTCGAGGAACAG ACGTACACGGATGAGAACCATGGTATTGGCAATGCGATACCGCACTTGTACCACACCATCGACAACTTCTGGATCAACTGCCTTAACCTGGAGGTCCCTTAG
- the LOC108126688 gene encoding uncharacterized protein has product MIGHKHLRLRYYTSLEEAVLVRLWREHLHEISSYSENLAIFRDISFGLQRVGIRLNKQEVRRRLNSYRNKYLSERSRLDSNPEYKSDWRLYPLIDSLLNPSRPTTIECNPRNVIEAAAAKARADLPALPPIQYPQGAPIKFERNPDGCAFLEPSELTPVLKTEPPSVPCDFIKTEEKPTELELATAVAGYATPAFDSTNRRAPLAPANHQLAVAVEVQTAATVNGLGEASKKKRGRRSIMPRTGQITMAMIEGLRKENESLEADIDTSRRLLEQKEKQFVVIQQSVLAYLDHQEAMLSQLLRHNIKNS; this is encoded by the exons ATGATCGGGCACAAACACCTCCGGTTGCGCTACTACACTTCCTTGGAGGAGGCTGTGCTGGTGCGACTGTGGCGCGAGCACCTGCACGAAATTTCCTCGTACTCGGAGAACCTGGCAATTTTTCGCGACATTTCGTTTGGTCTCCAGCGAGTCGGCATAAGGCTGAACAAGCAGGAGGTTCGGCGGCGCCTCAACTCTTACCGAAATAAGTATTT AAGCGAACGAAGCCGATTAGACAGCAACCCAGAGTACAAATCGGATTGGCGCCTTTACCCATTAATCGACAGTTTGTTAAACCCCAGTCGACCTACCACAATCGAGTGTAACCCTCGCAACGTTATAGAGGCCGCCGCCGCCAAGGCCCGAGCTGATTTGCCTGCCTTGCCGCCTATTCAGTACCCACAGGGAGCTCCGATAAAGTTCGAACGCAATCCCGACGGATGTGCCTTCCTGGAGCCATCGGAGCTTACACCTGTGCTGAAAACGGAACCACCTAGCGTTCCTTGCGACTTTATCAAGACTGAGGAGAAACCCACAGAGCTGGAACTAGCCACTGCGGTGGCTGGTTATGCGACCCCAGCCTTCGATAGTACAAACCGCAGAGCCCCTCTGGCGCCAGCCAACCATCAACTAGCAGTAGCAGTGGAAGTCCAAACGGCGGCCACTGTCAACGGTCTTGGAGAGGcgtccaaaaaaaaacgtggACGGCGAAGCATCATGCCGCGAACTGGTCAGATCACCATGGCCATGATAGAAGGGCTGCGCAAAGAAAACGAATCGCTCGAGGCGGATATCGATACTAGCCGTCGGCTGCTTGAGCAAAAAGAAAAGCAGTTTGTGGTGATACAGCAGAGCGTCTTGGCCTATCTGGATCACCAAGAAGCCATGTTATCGCAACTATTGCGGCATAATATTAAGAATAGTTAA
- the LOC108126684 gene encoding GATA zinc finger domain-containing protein 10, which yields MEYGKLALNVATRSAAGGGRASGSATDQDIAMCGGQELLEGRAKEKARRYWTPGEEERLYEIWGRDNWRLTRTGKNTIFFGKWAEELHERYNVDVKPEEIQMKVNQTRAKFRQVKKQLQQDPSSYATRWKKYDIINRILKNLHRPKNAEPLPPEALLNNRDMTPPREDAPSEQIQQHQMVQQTQQGHAHAESPGVSCYNNNSNSNNGSSHNNNSSGMNFSTELFTDQYDMGVKNEYDDDDYVSLPFQEQQYSPAEPAQLLELQTPQQQQQQQQHHQQQQHQQQQQQQQQRQQQQQQQHQQQQQQLQQHQQQQQPQFQPGYEPQFQQQATHYVNNSSQNAVTSSTITPQPITAVAYINSSNNTISVATNANGTVSVPPATSPATNANPTTAVVAPVPVPRKRGRPCGSVNLPTADSLEVVYMEEVRRKNQLLLEQTKISRQRLQLEERKVELMQAFFPKCLEQQTQILNRIMQMKQP from the exons ATGGAATACGGGAAGCTGGCTCTGAACGTTGCAACTCGAAGCGCAGCCGGCGGCGGAAGGGCTAGTGGTAGCGCCACCGACCAGGATATAGCCATGTGCGGCGGGCAGGAGCTGCTGGAGGGAAGGGCGAAGGAGAAGGCTCGTCGGTACTGGACGCCCGGTGAGGAGGAGCGCCTCTACGAGATTTGGGGACGCGACAACTGGAGACTAACGCGCACAGGGAAGAACACTATCTTCTTTGGCAAGTGGGCTGAGGAACTGCACGAGCGGTATAACGTAGACGTAAAGCCGGAAGAAATTCAAATGAAGGTTAACCAGACCAGGGCCAAATTCAG GCAAGTAAAGAAGCAGCTTCAGCAGGACCCATCCAGCTACGCCACACGATGGAAGAAATACGATATAATAAACAGAATCCTAAAGAACCTGCATAGGCCTAAGAACGCTGAGCCGCTGCCGCCAGAGGCTCTGCTCAACAATCGGGATATGACTCCACCCCGAGAAGACGCCCCTTCGGAGCAGATCCAACAGCACCAAATGGTCCAACAGACGCAGCAAGGACATGCCCACGCGGAGTCGCCTGGAGTCTCTTGTTACAACaataacagcaacagcaacaatggcagtagccacaacaacaatagcagtGGGATGAACTTTAGCACGGAGCTATTTACGGATCAGTATGATATGGGTGTAAAGAATGAGTATGATGACGACGATTATGTCTCTTTGCCTTTTCAAGAGCAACAGTATTCGCCAGCTGAGCCTGCGCAGCTGCTTGAGCTCCAGACcccacaacagcagcagcagcaacagcagcatcaccagcaacagcagcatcagcaacaacaacagcagcagcagcaacgacagcaacagcagcagcaacagcaccaacaacagcagcaacagttgcaacaacatcagcagcaacagcaaccacAATTTCAACCTGGCTATGAACCGCAGTTCCAGCAACAAGCTACTCACTACGTCAACAATAGCTCTCAAAACGCAGTCACTAGCTCGACCATCACCCCGCAGCCGATCACGGCTGTGGCCTACATCAATAGCAGCAATAATACAATCAGCGTGGCTACTAACGCCAACGGCACTGTGAGCGTGCCACCTGCGACCTCTCCTGCCACAAATGCTAATCCCACGACTGCTGTGGTCGCACCTGTGCCTGTGCCACGAAAACGCGGTCGTCCCTGTGGATCAGTTAATCTGCCGACCGCCGACTCCCTAGAGGTCGTCTACATGGAGGAAGTTCGGAGGAAGAATCAATTGCTCTTGGAGCAGACGAAGATTTCACGTCAACGCCTACAGCTTGAGGAACGAAAGGTCGAACTAATGCAGGCATTCTTTCCCAAGTGTCTCGAGCAGCAGACACAAATCTTAAATAGGATTATGCAGATGAAGCAGCCATAA
- the LOC108126777 gene encoding cytochrome c oxidase assembly factor 1 homolog — protein MPTLKLRIGLPSKRTLGSLCICGALASISGLAYMRWRLEDQVRQTDYYQMAIQQLRQHSGAVGLLGEPIKESGFSVSNEKNRCDGERAQLQVSVQGSKDKGTVYFWATNSPKKGWLIERLELETQQHPNTRFLLKKPKTYSLLSSEGDPEEAAGQASEEPVEDEPNEVDAERPPPSIQSNPPQPLHQHQGQEPAPYIQTAEGGSMQ, from the coding sequence ATGCCCACCCTGAAGCTGCGTATTGGGCTGCCGTCGAAGCGAACGCTAGGTAGCCTCTGTATTTGCGGGGCACTGGCTTCTATATCGGGCCTGGCCTACATGCGCTGGCGCCTGGAAGACCAGGTCCGCCAGACGGACTACTACCAGATGGCCATTCAGCAACTGCGCCAGCATAGCGGGGCAGTGGGTCTTTTGGGGGAGCCCATCAAGGAGTCGGGATTCAGTGTGTCCAACGAGAAGAACCGCTGCGACGGGGAGAGGGCCCAGCTGCAGGTGTCGGTGCAGGGGTCCAAGGACAAGGGCACCGTCTACTTTTGGGCCACCAATTCCCCCAAAAAGGGTTGGTTAATCGAGCGCCTGGAACTCGAGACCCAGCAGCATCCCAACACCCGATTCCTCCTCAAGAAACCCAAAACCTATTCCCTGCTTAGCAGTGAGGGCGACCCAGAAGAGGCAGCGGGACAGGCATCGGAAGAGCCTGTCGAGGACGAGCCCAACGAAGTGGATGCGGAACGCCCGCCGCCCAGCATCCAGAGCAATCCTCCCCAGCCGCTGCACCAGCATCAGGGTCAGGAGCCTGCCCCCTACATCCAGACGGCTGAGGGCGGGAGCATGCAGTAG
- the LOC108126613 gene encoding beta-1,4-glucuronyltransferase 1 isoform X1, translated as MRFEPLGQKMFTRRNWLLRCSILINVAVILYIGSQLMIGGGNNFTNGGSFLLQDQQPASIVQVAPGSSAAQVQQPQATPKNQNQIDIFESEEKLLANANAQAAVAGPVAPASDGAAAPLSTNDSGGAAAAQADAALVIDNIAGGGAAAPLGGNPEVNNTQSDGYIVTGDEKELEERVRSLINCYDHDYHQQTLQRGDFWVLQNYVQAEHGEIKCHESITYTTHADYTFLDNLVPLLERWNAPVSIAMHAPGTDFQPTLDSIRYLRDCLPGSHLVRAYTTFHIYFGTKHIPKSVPKPHDVLKTGYNCTLPPPYFNVSSGHLYKAQKKLLYPVNVGRNIARDSALTHFILASDIELYPNPGLVKKFLEMIARNEQYLRRKAPRVFPLAIFEVEENSPVPHDKTELQEFLRTGKAIPFHKRVCASCHGVPKSKEWMSANETDDLSVFHIGKRTGYYVHWEPIYIGTHADPHYDERLSWEGKSDKMPQGYALCVLDYEFHILDNAFLVHKPGIKVLKKDNRRAMLSGKTNQLIRKIIYPELKIMYGMRKGCAI; from the exons ATGCGTTTCGAACCTTTGGGCCAGAAAATGTTCACTCGCCGCAACTGGCTGCTCCGCTGCAGCATCCTGATCAATGTGGCAGTGATCCTGTACATTGGCAGCCAGTTGATGATTGGTGGCGGCAACAACTTTACGAACGGAGGGAGCTTCCTGCTGCAGGATCAGCAGCCGGCTTCCATCGTCCAAGTAGCACCAGGATCTTCAGCGGCACAAGTCCAACAGCCACAAGCCaccccaaaaaaccaaaat CAGATTGACATCTTTGAGTCTGAGGAGAAGTTGCTAGCCAATGCCAATGCCCAAGCTGCGGTGGCAGGACCAGTTGCCCCGGCGTCTGATGGTGCAGCTGCTCCGCTTTCGACCAACGACAGTGGCGGTGCAGCTGCTGCCCAGGCGGATGCCGCTCTGGTGATCGACAATATTGCTGGTGGAGGAGCGGCAGCGCCTCTGGGGGGCAACCCGGAGGTGAACAACACACAGTCTGACGGCTATATAGTCACTGGCGACGAGAAGGAGCTGGAAGAGCGGGTGCGCTCCTTGATCAACTGCTATGACCACGACTACCACCAGCAGACCCTGCAGCGCGGCGACTTCTGGGTGCTGCAGAACTACGTCCAGGCGGAGCACGGCGAGATCAAGTGCCATGAGTCGATCACCTACACGACGCACGCAGACTACACCTTCCTGGACAACCTTGTCCCGCTGCTGGAGCGCTGGAACGCCCCGGTGAGCATCGCCATGCACGCGCCCGGCACCGACTTCCAGCCCACTCTGGACTCGATCCGGTACCTGCGGGACTGCCTTCCCGGTAGCCACCTGGTGCGCGCCTACACCACCTTCCACATCTACTTCGGCACCAAGCACATCCCCAAGTCGGTGCCCAAGCCTCATGACGTCCTGAAGACGGGCTACAACTGCACGCTTCCTCCTCCCTACTTCAACGTCAGCTCCGGCCACCTGTACAAGGCTCAGAAGAAGCTCCTCTATCCGGTGAACGTAGGTCGCAATATTGCTCGCGATTCGGCTCTCACCCACTTCATCCTGGCCTCGGACATTGAGCTGTACCCGAATCCGGGTCTTGTGAAAAAGTTTCTTGAGATGATTGCCCGCAATGAGCAGTACTTGAGGCGCAAGGCTCCTAG AGTGTTTCCTCTGGCCATTTTTGAGGTGGAAGAGAACTCCCCAGTTCCGCATGACAAGACTGAACTGCAGGAGTTCCTTCGCACCGGCAAGGCCATACCCTTCCACAAACGCGTCTGTGCCAGCTGCCATGGCGTGCCAAAGTCTAAGGAGTGGATGTCGGCCAACGAGACAGACGATCTCAGTGTGTTCCACATAG GAAAACGCACTGGTTACTACGTGCACTGGGAGCCGATCTACATTGGCACGCACGCTGATCCGCACTATGACGAACGGCTCAGCTGGGAGGGAAAGAGCGACAAGATGCCCCAG GGGTATGCGCTGTGCGTTCTAGACTACGAGTTCCACATACTGGACAACGCATTCCTGGTGCACAAGCCGGGCATCAAGGTACTGAAGAAGGACAACCGACGGGCCATGCTGTCGGGCAAGACGAACCAACTGATCAGAAAGATCATCTACCCAGAACTGAAAATAATGTACGGCATGCGCAAGGGATGTGCGATATAG